One window of Chionomys nivalis chromosome 10, mChiNiv1.1, whole genome shotgun sequence genomic DNA carries:
- the LOC130882411 gene encoding peptidyl-prolyl cis-trans isomerase A-like, whose protein sequence is MVNPTVFFDIAADGEPLGRVSFELFADKVPKTAENFRALSTGEKGFGYKGSSFHRIIPGFMCQGGDFTRHNGTGGRSIYGEKFEDENFILKHTGPGILSMANAGPNTNGSQFFICTTKTEWLDGKHVVFGKVKEGMNIVEAMEHFGSRNGKTSKKITISDCGQL, encoded by the coding sequence ATGGTCAACCCCACCGTGTTCTTCGACATCGCGGCCGATGGCGAGCCCTTGGGCCGCGTCTCCTTCGAGCTGTTTGCAGACAAagttccaaagacagcagaaaactttCGTGCTCTGAGCACTGGAGAAAAAGGATTTGGATATAAGGGTTCTTCCTTTCACAGGATTATTCCAGGATTCATGTGCCAGGGTGGTGACTTCACACGCCATAATGGCACTGGCGGCAGATCCATCTACGGAGAAAAATTTGAGGATGAGAACTTCATCCTGAAGCATACAGGTCCTGGCATCTTGTCCATGGCAAATGCTGGACCAAACACAAACGGTTCCCAGTTTTTTATCTGCACCACCAAGACTGAGTGGCTGGACGGCAAACATGTGGTCTTTGGGAAGGTGAAAGAAGGCATGAACATTGTGGAAGCCATGGAGCATTTTGGGTCCAGGAATGGCAAGACCAGCAAGAAGATCACCATTTCCGACTGTGGACAACTCTAA